One Antedon mediterranea chromosome 1, ecAntMedi1.1, whole genome shotgun sequence genomic window, TTTTCGCATTGCAAGTAGAAAACAAGATCAAACAACCATTGCTTTGCAGGTAAATTAGTTGCGACGCAAACATGATTTGGAGGTAAAGTAATTGATTTTAGTACCTTTTATTTGAGCAAGTTCATACAACTACTACAGCAGAAACAGAAACGTAACTTTGGAAAGTAATTTAGATTTGTCTTAATTCTGCTAGTTaatgtagttttatttataactatatccAGTGCAGTGGCGTCTATGCTGTTTTTTTCAAACATGGTTTTCTGCCAATAGCATGGTTGTATGTtgtaagcctaggcctatatatatatataaagtaaatcGATAAAAAAGTTGTtgcttatttaaattaatttatgtaggcctacacattcttatattatatatattggaTATTTGTGTGACCATAAAGGCAGGATAGAAAACAGCTCATCTATACTGTGTATAAGTGGTCGAATAATCTTCCACCGTTTCAGatgataacataattttattgaatataaattaaatcgGTGGCTCACAAGAATACAAATACTAACAACAAACGGATACAATAGGATCATGCCCAAGAACAATAACCGATGACTGAAAGGCCGATTCTATCTTCTACCGGTGTGTGGTCGCACTCCACTGcatttttgataaatataaCTGAGAAATGCAGTAAaagtaacaaaattaaaatacaaatttataaaagggAATTCAATAACTGAAATCGTTAAATACggtatatatttataaagagTCTGTAGTTAAAAGATTTCGTTTTTctcaaactaatttgaatattattgctGGAAAGCGGATTTTGTTTCCCTTATTTCCGATAAGTTCTTAAAGTTAAGTTACCAGAAACAAGTatagtttgattaattattctatGTGGCTTTTAATAATAACCACGTATAGTTAGGATTTATATTGCGATAATCACAAACCATACGTAAAAATCAAAGGGAACCTTTAGATGTTAAAAACACCGAATTCGTTTCTTTACAATATCGATTGGTAGTTTGTAAAGGCAGCAGTATAGGACACTGACTTTTCTTTATTTCGTGTAAACTTTATTTGAGGAAAACTAATtgatcttaattttttttttttaattcttaagATTTTTtcactgtataataatatcaaatgaaAAAATGTTTGCTGCTGCACTTCATCTGAGGTTCAAAGGGAAAGGCATGCCAATTAACATTGGCATTGTGAACAGATGGCTTTATATTGTGTGGTACCCGCTttgacaaaaatacaaatgattttGAACGCTACGCAAATGATACCATGACCCGtagcatttttttctttttacgaaaaacagaaatataaactactaaaaataaaatagattcagAATTTCTATCCAacgaaacaaaacaaagatGTGACGTGACAACAGTTGATTTCACCATTGTTCACGGactatagttattttgattttaaagtaaataactCGGAAACTTGACATTGAAGTTAAATGTAATCCAGTACCGTACGGTACTTATTTAGtattaagataatatataatatactataaaacatataaatggaCAATAACAAAGTAGAAtgaaaatcaaacaaacattTGAATGAATTGTAAAACCAATAAGAAAAACCGTATTTATCTTAATACGAAGGAGACTACTTTTGCCATTGTTAAAATGAGTATAGCGatttaatgaataggcaaactgccttaaaatgtgacatgtttcgataaactattctcatcagaagaaaaacagaaaacaaGTACGCCTAaagtacttatataccaataggacagattgtatgtaaataagaaAGTAATTAGCATGAAAAAACAACAaggaacatttaaaaacaatttatttacataattagaaaattatgacaataaacaaagtaaaatagaatagatattagtaaaactgtattcagaataaaaaaaaatctatccaACGATAccaaacagtacagtattttggtgaaattgcattttgacctttttgacctttattggtcacgtgatttgttttatttcgcAATAACTATGTAACTATGCGTTTATTGATATGGGtgtaatggaataaaataatcaGTATTACATTCCCTTTCCAATGATACCATGGATGACCAAGTTTAGTGTGGAACGTCGgtcattttgaaatacaaaatggcggCTGAAGGAGTGGTCGAAAAAAATGGCACCTAACTTTTTTGGATTCAGCATTtcaagaataacaaagttagctaaaaaaaaatctattttggcacaaatatcgAGCTGGAAGACATAATAACCCGTACTACAATGAGTTACATTGCCACCAGAAAAATAGGGACCGGTACAAAATTTTACTCCACGCGAGTTGGAGGCCTATACGTGCACGTAACATCAACTCCACAAAATGCTATTTTGACCGCCAGGGACGCCATAAAATGTTACATAATTTCAATCAATTGAAGGATTCTTAAAAAAAGATTACGATGTAAAAGGGAGATTTGGTTAAATGTTAAGAATATAAGTCACCAGTGCTGATTTTCTATAGCTATGTTAAtcaaaatactaaaaataaaaaccaagGTACGACTTTAAGTCCGACGATTATGGTTCAAATAGGTATTATAGCACACCCAAAATTTGGTgaataaaaagtttaaaacgTTTTGAATCGAAAGTATTTTCAAAAGCAATTGTGTTGCTTTACTTTAGTTAGTTTTATGAAATCTAGCTTGCCTTACCCTAATTATGATACAAGTGGTTATAGACATAAAAATGTAGAATTTTACTTCCGCCGAGAATTACCTGACAAATGTTGCTTCGCTCCCCGGCTCTCTCTTGTATTAATTCTTTACACTATGAATAAACATACATGTTTTGCTTGATGATTTCgtctttgtattttttaaccGGAAAAAATGAGAGAAAAAATTCAATCCCGGATGCATCGGATCCGGAATTgagaaaaatcaataattatagtCAAAATACACAGCACCCTTTTTCCTGGAATTGATAACTACTAAATTTCCTCCTTTTAATCTTTTGAATAGGCCTAAAAGATATCTACATGGACGTATACATATTGTGTATCTTCATAAATGAAACCAATTGATATAGGCTACACCTAATTTGAATATACAACAACGTGATTCACTACGTATCATTATCAAGTTGGTCTAATAATAGTTGCCACTTAAACTTACTTAAagttaaatttcttttttaaacacGAATCAGTGTAACAATTAGGTCCTACATTGTTGTTCTTTTAGAAGAATACAATACGATATCTATGTAATGAAATCAAACATGTCTACTGTAGCTAATTATAAAAGAATGTTTGTTGTAAAGCAAAGGGACACTCAAGTGGGTACACAATgcaacaaggccaacagccattaagtcgcgtgctacaatgcatagtgataccggaccgacagacagaccgaccgacagaccaaccgacatagtgaactatactgactgAAATTACcgaaaacatgtttaaaaatgttgaaatgtttaaaaacatttatattttttaatttacacgtgcgtagcctgtcacttttgacgtgctcgtataacgtaatttcgagttgaaaagtaagtcaagaaaacagaaatcgggcaaaaagagtgcggaacaacatttaacgcgcagtgcgcgcgcaaaaatatgcgcactcatggcaattttgtaaacgcttaaaattgcctgaaacgtactcttatttcatcgaaaataaattttgaaaattttaagcgcgcgtacgcatgcgttacatgcgctacgcacgtaattgtattgccatatgatgatttatgccctgaaatttatgagtaccaaattttatttaattgtgattcatggttgtgaagatatgattacaaacgtgatttcgttaaatcgtgcgtagaccgcgtaattttttattgcgcaccgtgaaaacataaccacatcgattcctggccataaggaatatactgtgaaaaattgacctagctagattaaactgatatcaagataaggtcagaaagcgataaaacgcatagtgataccggaccgaccgacagaccgaccgaccgacatagtgaactatagagtcgcttccacgccaCTAAAAACAGGATTCAGGTGAGTCAATCTACGTGAACAGAGGACACACTGAAAGTATAGGCGATTGAATCTTACAATAAGACAGCCTCAAATGATCTTGAAATCGTAAAATATATGAATTATTCAAAACACTTACTAATTAATACAGGTAAAAGCAATCCAAATATCACACAAAACGTAAACTTGCTTGGTGCCATTGCTACGACATACATATACTGTCTTTAGTTTACGATTGTTCACATTCAGGATCACACAGCTATTAATTAGAGGTATGTACGTGAACGATAAAATATAACCACTTTTGAATTTAGACTCGCTGAAGCGATTCATTAAACTAACTTTCTATAGCGGGATTATCAATAAAGCCACGGTCTGTCAATTCACCAACAGTGAAAGCGGTGTCTCCACCCATTGTGGATTTAGTGTCGCAAAATAGAACACTATAATGAATAGGGTCGGTACGTCACTTTTTGACGTAGACGATATTAACACGGGGAGGATATAAATAAATCCCGTTGCGTTTTCCGCATGCATTCGACCTCagtatttcagtattttattggTACTCACTTTAGAATCTGTGGCACACACCTTTCGGTGGTGCCgtcatacaaaataaacaacaacattaaaaaaagtaaatgatGATTAAACTGACATGACAAATCGTCATGAACACAttgataaacaaacaaaaacacaaaaacacaaaaaaaagataaatttaaaaaaaaataatacattgtagCAATCATACTAatcaaatgaataaaaataaataaataaaaacatttaaaaaaaaaatgaaatccTCTTCATCATTCGAATCTTGCAAACAAGGAAGATCTTCCCTAATGCAACATATATAAGCCTTgtcttacactatcaaactttatgtgactataaaatgtgatgtgcctatatatggacatgatgatatcacatcactaccatatttgaccacatcactaccatatttgaccatatcactagcatatttgggcacatcgcactttttttgtcaaactagtttgatagtgtagacagagcttaagaaacatATAAACAATTATGTTAAGATAATTAAATGATGTATGTTCATTTTTTAATATGctaatttttcaaaaatgtatgTGCAATTGTTGATGTCATGTACAGCACAATATAGCCTAGTTGTGTTCATCATATAATAAAGAAGACATTGTGTCATTAttactataaatattattaattaagcaAAATAATAACCGCCTGCTGTAAATTATTCATACGgcatcataataattattaattgaatattttaccAATATATCAGTCCCTGTCACCATATTCGTTATAATATTCCATATGTTACACAAAtccataatatttaatttttattaaaccgTCGTTTCTATTTGGTGCGAGGTTTCGTGACAAACGTATAAAAATTGCTGGAAGCAAGAAAGGTTTCCTACCTACGATTCACGTAGTACACAAAACAAGTGCgcgtaagcgtggttcccactagtacgcgcaacgcaagcgagttgaccatgACACACACAGCTGTTCCACAGATAGAAATAAACCGAAGCGCTCCCAACGTTAGTGGAGTAGTTATATAAACAAACAAGCAATACCTATCGCACGTGTGGCAAGGAGAAGCAATCGTGCATAAAATTAGTAAACTTAAATAGCCAATGAGAACGTAATCAGAGAAGTAAATAATTGAAATCATgaataagaataagaaacaaagcCTTATGACGCTGTGAGATGTTTTTCACAATTAATCACATGGTTCTTCAAGGCGGGCATTTAATCATAAATTAACCCAATTTCGCACCTTATTTATGTAGCTGACGCGATTAGAAATGTAAGTAAATGTGTTTTTGTATATCTTTTTAAAACCTAATTTTCATAGAAAACCCttagtaattaaataaatcTCAAGACTATTTGGTTACCAATACATTTATTGAGCAATACTATTGTAGCCAATGAACAAAAGGTGAAGAGACTTTAAATTCAATAGATATGCCTATATCAATATATACACTCCATACGCTAGcctatattgaaaatattcttttttccaaaccaataattagtaaaaactaaccttgacagtttcgctgtcctgatcggacagcttcttcagaaataatgacgatctatcatcaaacagactgactgactgactgactgactgactggtttggaaaaaagaatattttcctTGGGTATAGTGTATTAATAAAGCCtacaatataaatttaatacagtaggtagcatataggcctatagactgATGTACAGTAAATTCAACTAACCGAGTGattaaaataaagaacaatATTGAGAAAGAAAATTTAAGACATTATATAATACATAGattgttattttatagttttttccTAAACTACTgtctattattaattaaaccTAGGCCCCTCCCCCATCCCCTTCAGGTAGTCGACACCTTAGAGTACGCTGACCCCGTGACCTACTTTTTACTGAATACGCCGCTGGtgaaggcctagctaggtcagTCACCGCGATGTCTTTGATAAACCCTATATCTACCGTGAAACACTAACTTATAAACCTGTGAATTACAGGATTTAGGAAAAAacgacattttattttaaagataataaatCAGTTAAATACCTATAGAACACTTACACTTTAAATAGAATATAAGAATAGCGGGGGATTTTCTGTATATGAGTTTCTTAGAGCGGTTATTTTTTTTTCGCTTCTGTGTTCGATCGTTCGTTAAGAAGCGCGCGCTAGGCTCTAAAATTCGACtatgtttacattattattgtgcgtattttcttttattattccAATTGTAAGTTATATTCTGTGgaattatgtaatatattttattaaaaaatataataatagtcgTGTTTAGCCTTATATTTAAGACATAATTGATGATCTATGAGCATGATACTACCGCTTCCACATCGATACATTTACGTAgcaaatctaaaaataaacagaccaaatgacgtcatgaaaaGGCTCGCGCTAATAAAAACAATCAAACGCGCTGTAAGAACTTTTCTTCCGTATTGAAACAGTGGTGGGTACGTTTGAGTTCCGGTTGATATACAGGTATGTACTTTCGAAGGAAACGTCTGTTACGCAACGTGATCCTACCAGAACCATCAACCCTTATTGGAACGTCAAGTACGTTTGGGACACTTGAGAAGTCGACTCATTATTATCATATAAAGACTATTATAATGGTGAGTATTTTACGTTGTAGTCTTTTATCGTAGTTAAGGAACTAAACCAAGAGACTAGCAATCTCTTTATTGGCGACGAGGATTAAAATTAAACGCGATATTTTTCTGGCGAAATATGACGCCGAAAATACGCGAATCTGGACGTGCgttgtttatatttacattCAATGTATCGGCCCTCGCCAATTCATCACCGTCTCGAGGATAAGAACGTGAATGTTTCTTATAAGTTCATGTTCTCTCCGAGAGTTGGGGATGAATAGTAGATTaggatttattatttttattttttatatttaatattcgaCGAATGAACGATTGGCCTATACTAGATGAAACTGTAGtataagaatattattattcatgctCGTGACATGAATTTCATGCTCGTGACATGAATGTTCACGCTCGTGACGTGAATGGGTTTTGTATGTTAACCCGCTGGACTCGTGATTCCAGAACGAAACGACATGGCCCGTGTTTCATGTCCGATTTCGGAAAATATACGATTAGGTTAGGCTAGGAAGTATTAGTTATCATATTAGTGGGCCAGTTGTTTACGTCGTTCCTTCACTGGAAGTCGGCAGTAGTGTTggaagaatttatttatttattttattagtttatcaGGAACcgcaaaaataaataaaaactttgccttttttgaaaaaaaatttttttttttttcattagagGGAAGATGGTTGAGAATGTATTTAAGGTATACTGGTCAATTGTAttagggtaggcctaggcctagatccTCCGAGTCTTGGGCGATAGTTTTTCGATATTGTTTCAGATCTCATCCAGGTCTTATTCCATTCGAACAAACTGCCGCGCAGTTCTTGGGCATCATACGATTGGCTAGGCTACAGCAACCAATCAGATCATTGCATTCGCATACTCGCTACCTGAGAGGGTCGTGCAGCGCCGAGCTGTGCATTATCCAGGGGAATGAAAATGCAAGCGATGATGACGCGGTTACGTGCGTACTCTGATTGGTTGAGCAATGAAAGAATTCTATGTACTAATAGTTTCTGATTGGCTATTTACTTTACGGAAACATCctatttttagaatattatttttaggaTGTGTGGATGTGAGTTTTAGTTATACGCACGCCGGTACGCTGGCGAATGCTCAGAATTCTATTATTACGCGATTATTTACTGTTGGTTTGTAGTTGTTTTAGGTATCAATGAAGTGGACGTTTATTATGATTATGTCTTGTATGTCTTTTcctttaataaattatttttctgtgtggtgtcaattattatttatattttcgtatcatataaaaaaaaaaaacagttgtaTTGTATGTTACTATCTTTCTAAATAATTTGTCTACTTTACTCATTGGTTGCCTGAAATTAATTATGATTCTGatagtaaaattaattaattcgaGACTCAGTATTTTGAACGAGTACCCTTGTTCATTTGCAGATGTCTACTGAAAGAAACCAAGAAGAGGCGAAGTTCAAAATAAACTTTGCCCAGCACGAAAATGATTTCCcaattggattttcctctcgggctataaaaaatgttttcgaATATCGAGAGACCGAAGGAAATATCCGTTGTTGGGAAGAGTTGTTGCAAGCGATCGGAGACGCAACATTAGTTGCGGATCTAGACAGCTATGGCATTAGCTACGTGCTAAATTCGGTGTTTGTTCATAACGAAAAAAGCACTGACTCTGTTAAAAAGAGTAATGCGCCGACATCGGCGAAAATCATAAATGGCAGTGCTGACGAGGTCTTTGAAGGGCCAGATCTTGAGGTTAATCCTAATAATCAGGTGACTTCAAAGAATGCGTCAGTTAGTTTTAACGGGGAGGAGGAGCAGTCAATTCGAGCTACTCCTAACGTTAATTCTGTGTCAAACGTAACCACGGATAGGCGGTTTAATTCCTATTCTAACTACGGTACTCCTAACGGGGATATTCGTAATCGCGACTCTCATTATCCAGACGATGGCATGCGTTTCGATGAACGAGCTGGCGGCGAGTCCAATAGGTTTGCGCCTATGGAACGCGGTCGAGTTCCTTGGCGATCGATAGATCGTCAAGGGGACGCAAGAGATCGAGAGTCCGAACGACGGTATCCTAATCAGGGTCGTAGAATGGGAATGTCGCCACGGGGGTACATCGACGGTAATCGCTATAAACGCTACCCGGACGATGTCGGTCAAGTAAActgttgaaaataaagaaaactcACACGACCCCTTATCGGCCTTCATCTAATGGGCAGGTAGAACGCTATAACCTGACCGTAATGAATGCTGTACGGTGTTTCGTCGGAAAACAGCAAAAAGACTGGGACAGATTCTTACCTCAGATAACTAGTGCTGTGAGATCGACGGTTTGTCGTAGTACAAACATGACACCTAATATGATGATGCTAGGCAGGGAAGTCTTAACACCCCCTGATCTAGTGTTTGGCGAAGCAATAGTGAGTAAAGATTCTCTGACTCACGCCCAGTATGCTATTCGGTTGGCGGAGAATATGAAACTCGCCCACCGTTTAGCAAGGACACATCTCAAAGCAATGCAACGCCACAATAAACGGCAATACGATCTTAAGCTACTCGAACGTACTTATATGGCAGGCGATAAGGTTTACGTTCTTGATCAAACTACGATCAAGGGAAAGAACAAAACATTGTGCGCCCCATGGAAAGGACCAGGTGTCATTACTGAGGTGCTGGCTCCGTATGCTTTCCGTGTACGTttgaaaaataaagtatttgTGATCCATCACGACAAATTGAAGCTTTGCCGTGATCGTACGTTGCCCAACTGGATAATTAAGTTTGACCAAACTGGTACCGCCACGGTAAACAATGGTGCAGATGGGGGTGATGATAACCTCTACTGTATCTGCCGAAAAacgtggggggggggggggggacggTTCATGATCGAATGTGATTATTGTGGTGAGTGGTATCATGGCGCATGTGTCAATATCACTCCGGCGGAGGCGATTGATATCGATCGTTTCAAATGCGCCAATTGTAGGCTTTAGATTAACTAACTCAAGCATTTCGAGGTATTCCTTGTCCTAGTACTATACTAACCTGTGCTTTGCCTCTTAATGTTTTACAGATGGATAACTGCACTACTTCCGATCATGTAACGGTGGAGGAGGAACTGTTCCTACTTCAGGTGGAAGACTTCCCGCCGTTGGGCAAACCAACTGCGACACGGAAGTCTCCACCTTCACCTACTGGATTGGAAGAAGATGATGTGGCGATGGAGGTCGGGGACCTAGATCCGCCAGTAGTTGAGGGCAGAGAGACGCCAGAGGTCTTGGCAGGATCGCCGGAGAGGCCAAAGTCCCCCTCCATTTTTCGTAAAGAGTTGCTTCCCGCCGCGCCAGCCGTGAAGGTATGGCGAACTCCGGGAAGTAAGGAGTCGGACTTTGCGTGCCGAGACGTCCGTCTCGTTGGTACGGCGACCAGTGCTGTTCCACCTAGTGCTGGGGCGGTACCAAAAGTTAAATCTCAGGGAAGGGCCGACAAACAGTCGAAAGACAACAAAAGACCTCATCCTGAAGGCGGTCAGAGGGAATCGGGTAAGCGGTCACGTCGGGCATTCCTGTGTCCAGTGGCAGGATGTGGCCGGGTGCCCGAAAACCCAAAACAACACCTGACGCACCACATACCGCCATTCATGACGGAAACATCGCCGGAGGTATCGTCGACCACCTCATCTCGGCGCTGGAGTTTCATCCAGGAGTTAGTGAAACTCGTTCCGGAGTGCGGCGGGAGTGTCACCAAGGCGGTAGCACTTTTCAACGCCGAGGGGAGAATCCAGCCTGGATTCTTCTTCACCAAATCTCTAAGGAAGATGATGGAGTCGATGGGCGAGGCGGCGGGGCTCGAGATGCCCGAGTCGAACACTCTATCGCCGTTAGTGTCACCGCTGGGTCTGCTCCACACTCGGTGTCTCCTTTTCCTGGTGGCGAGAGCCACTAGGGATAATAAGGGGGCATTTGTGGAGCTGTGCCAGAGGTATGGTAGGCCTACCTCGGCGGAGCCCAGACGCCGTCGATTTCCTAAGCCAACTGGACCACTACGTCAACGGACCGGACCATCATCACGCCAAGCACGGTGGCAACCGAACGTGGAAAACAACATCCATTCACCCACGCCACTGTTATGCCAGTTAAGGCGGGCCGACAGAGTTGCTCTGCGGTCGGCATTCAATGCCAATCGGGAGGTGGTGGAGCGTTTGGCTCAGCCGGGAAGTGGCCAGCTGAGGGCAGCGGCGGTTAGGATGTTGGAGGGATTCTTGGAAAACCTCCACTTCCACGCCCAGTTTGCCTATGaataggttaaaaaaaaaaaaaaaaaaaaaaaaaaaaaaaaatccaagaccaaattaatgaaaatttatttaaattaattttaaaattaattccaattagttcattttttttaacaaaattctTATCGGGTTCTTGGTAGTTTCTTTTTCTGGAATTCTATGTATGTATGTTGTGTTATtgttgtgtttaaaaaaaaaaaaaaagaagaaaaatgaagtggaagaaaagaaagaaagagcAAGTACGTGTGTAGAAGAACAAGAGGGaagacaaaagaaataaaacaaggaGGAATGTAGTGCCGCTACACAGATGCTTAAGCGGAGCGCGTCGTTCTAAACACCTGGACGCGCTCCGCCGTGCGTATCTTGGAACGTCAAGTACGTTTGGGACACTTGAGAAGTCGACGACGGAAACTAAACCTATATTATTACTACTCACTCATTATTATCATACAAAGACTATTATAATGGTGAGTATTTTACGTTGTAGTCTTTTATCGTAGTTAAGGAACTAAACCAAGAGACTAGCAATCTCTTTACCACATATTGGTCGAATTGGCGTACTTCGACGACTGTTCCTGTCTTGTCCCATTTAGTTGGATGTGGGCCAGTTTGGTTTTGGACTCGTACCAAATCACCCACAATTAAGGGTGGAAGACGGCGAGTGTGTTGCGTCCAGTACTTTGCAGAATGCATGTGGCGATTCCGAAGTGCCATTTCACGGTCTTCTAAGTGCTCTGCCATGTCGGATGCGGCAAGTATTTGCTTTCAAGAATTGGTATCAGATCCTTAATCGGACGTCCAAAGACACATATAGCGGGAGATGTTTTGGTTATTGGATCCGGTGTGTTCCTGTACTGAAGAATTGCCTGTTGAAATCCATTAGTGTCCAGTTCACCATGGGGGCCTGTGTTATTGGTTATCAAGCGCTTGGCTGTTTTCACTCCTACCTCTGCTCTACAATTAGATTGCGGGAAAGCAACTGATGATAGGCGGTGATGAATGCCCCACGACTTCAGGAATTCCTGAGTATTTCCTGATGTGAATTCAGGTCCTCCGTCTGAAGATAGTTCATCACAGATACCGAAGGTCATAAACACCCGACGGAGCGTGGCTATGAGTCCTTGTGCCCCTTCAGATGCTTTTTCGATTATTGGCCAGTTTGAATATCTATCGACGATGACTAGGTAGCTATTCCCCTTGTGGTGAAAAAAATCTGCAAACAAGCACTGAAATGGGTACCGTGGATACATTGGCGGATAAGGTGGTGCTGCAGGCTGAGACGGTGTCATCCTGTTGCAGTCATTACATCTCTCTCTATAAGCCTGAATTTCCTTTGTAATACCGGGCCAAAAAATTGATGCTTCAGCTCGTGCGATCATTGACGAAACTCCCTGATGTGCAGCATGTAGCGATTTTAGGACATCTTGCCGTAATCGAGGTGGCACAACTATGCGGTCTTTATATAGTATGACACCATCGATGGAACTCAAGTCCTCACGGATCGAAAAGTATTCACGGAGCATACCAGGCAGTTCATGGCGTGAGTGAGGCATACCCAACTCAATTATAGTGAGCAGATTGGCCATGTTGTCGTCGCTATTTGTCTCCAGCTTGACTTTATCCCACGTAATACATTGTAGATCGTCCAACGCCATAGAGCTGAAGGTAAGTAACTGTTGATCGACACTCTCACTGGTTGAGTCAACATCGTCGGTCCGAAGGCAGAATACTGGTGAGGTAGTCTCCATGTTGTTGAGGTTGGTTATACTGGCCTCGTCCGTAAGCACTGGTGTAAGAACATTCTTAGGGCCACATGGGTGTCGAGAGATTGCGTCAGCAGCTCGGTGACGTGCTCCGGGGATATGAATCATTCGAAATCTGTACCGGAGTGTCTTCTCTTTTAGGTTTCGTAGACATCCATTTGGAATGTCCTCCAATGATCTGTCACCAAACATTTTTAATAGAGGCTTATGATCAACTGCAATAGTGAGATCATTAAAGCCTAGGACAAAATAGCGT contains:
- the LOC140063795 gene encoding uncharacterized protein codes for the protein MMDNCTTSDHVTVEEELFLLQVEDFPPLGKPTATRKSPPSPTGLEEDDVAMEVGDLDPPVVEGRETPEVLAGSPERPKSPSIFRKELLPAAPAVKVWRTPGSKESDFACRDVRLVGTATSAVPPSAGAVPKVKSQGRADKQSKDNKRPHPEGGQRESGKRSRRAFLCPVAGCGRVPENPKQHLTHHIPPFMTETSPEVSSTTSSRRWSFIQELVKLVPECGGSVTKAVALFNAEGRIQPGFFFTKSLRKMMESMGEAAGLEMPESNTLSPLVSPLGLLHTRCLLFLVARATRDNKGAFVELCQRYGRPTSAEPRRRRFPKPTGPLRQRTGPSSRQARWQPNVENNIHSPTPLLCQLRRADRVALRSAFNANREVVERLAQPGSGQLRAAAVRMLEGFLENLHFHAQFAYE